A genomic segment from Rubrobacter naiadicus encodes:
- a CDS encoding M42 family metallopeptidase codes for MPLDEELFRRLIETPSVPGREEEQREIAREVLGGLTDEVRTDPLGSVIGTKKGREDVRVMVAAHMDEIGFLVRQIDDKGFLRLQPVGGHDPANMISQRVIVTTREGERLRGALQPVRKPPHVAGEEANRLPKLQEFFVDLGMAAEEVRGKVRIGDYVTMDRTLEKVGGCYMGKAMDDRVGLLVMYEALRAMRSNEATVHAVATVQEEVGLRGAAASGWGLEPSVIVALDITLALDVPGSAEEDRVAELGKGVAIKIMDSSFISNPKLVEHMRRIAEREGIDHQMEILPRGGTDAGGVQRLHGGIPAITLSVPARYVHSPNEMVAASDVEAAFTLLARYLEEAHTGDYRL; via the coding sequence ATGCCGCTCGACGAGGAGCTTTTCAGACGCCTGATCGAGACGCCCTCCGTGCCGGGGCGCGAGGAAGAGCAGCGCGAGATAGCGCGTGAGGTGCTGGGAGGGCTGACCGACGAGGTGAGAACCGACCCGCTCGGCAGCGTCATCGGGACGAAGAAGGGCCGGGAGGACGTGCGGGTGATGGTCGCGGCGCACATGGACGAGATCGGCTTCCTCGTCAGGCAGATAGACGACAAGGGGTTCCTCCGGCTGCAGCCCGTCGGCGGCCATGACCCGGCGAACATGATCTCCCAGCGGGTGATCGTTACGACCCGGGAGGGAGAACGGCTGCGCGGGGCGCTGCAGCCCGTCCGCAAGCCGCCGCACGTAGCGGGCGAGGAGGCGAACCGGCTGCCCAAGCTGCAGGAGTTCTTCGTCGACCTCGGGATGGCGGCGGAAGAGGTGCGAGGCAAGGTCCGCATCGGAGACTACGTGACGATGGACCGCACCCTCGAGAAAGTCGGCGGCTGCTACATGGGCAAGGCGATGGACGACCGGGTGGGCCTGCTGGTCATGTACGAGGCGCTCCGGGCGATGAGGTCGAACGAGGCCACGGTGCACGCGGTGGCGACCGTGCAGGAGGAGGTCGGCCTGCGGGGGGCCGCAGCGAGCGGATGGGGCCTCGAGCCGAGCGTGATCGTCGCGCTCGACATCACGCTCGCGCTCGACGTGCCCGGGAGCGCGGAGGAAGATCGCGTCGCCGAGCTAGGCAAAGGCGTGGCCATAAAGATCATGGACTCCTCCTTCATCTCCAACCCGAAGCTGGTCGAGCACATGAGGAGGATAGCCGAGCGCGAGGGCATCGATCACCAGATGGAGATCCTGCCGCGCGGCGGCACCGACGCAGGGGGCGTGCAGCGGCTGCACGGGGGCATCCCCGCGATAACGCTCTCGGTCCCGGCCCGCTACGTCCACTCGCCGAACGAGATGGTGGCCGCCTCCGACGTCGAGGCCGCCTTCACCCTGCTCGCCCGTTACCTGGAAGAGGCGCACACCGGCGACTACCGTCTCTGA
- a CDS encoding TrmH family RNA methyltransferase gives MDEHLREVFWSMLSPRRARRMLEVLENRTRYVTVLLEAVDDGHNQAAVLRSAEAFGVQDVSVVEGEKPFSPSPGITQGSDRWLTIHRHRSIEEAASFLRERGYRLWGSRLDGNAVPLQEVDLSRPAAFLFGNEHEGLSGRALELVDGTFVVPMRGFVQSLNISVAAAITLFHATNRARAEAREDYPLDEAARREVLMRWISTTNPRARRVLRVLEGRGGGR, from the coding sequence ATGGACGAGCACCTCAGGGAGGTCTTCTGGAGCATGCTCAGCCCCCGCCGGGCCCGGCGCATGCTCGAGGTGCTCGAGAACCGCACCCGCTACGTAACCGTGCTGCTCGAGGCGGTCGACGACGGGCACAACCAGGCGGCCGTGCTGCGCTCGGCGGAGGCCTTCGGGGTGCAGGACGTCTCGGTGGTCGAGGGTGAGAAACCATTCTCCCCCAGCCCCGGGATCACGCAGGGCTCGGACAGGTGGCTCACGATCCACCGCCACCGCAGCATCGAGGAGGCCGCATCCTTCCTGCGGGAACGCGGATACCGGCTCTGGGGGAGCCGACTCGACGGGAACGCCGTGCCCCTGCAGGAGGTCGACCTCTCCCGCCCAGCCGCCTTCCTCTTCGGCAACGAGCACGAGGGGCTCTCCGGGAGGGCGCTGGAGCTGGTCGACGGCACCTTCGTCGTCCCCATGCGCGGCTTCGTCCAGAGCCTCAACATCTCGGTCGCCGCCGCGATAACGCTCTTTCACGCCACGAACCGGGCCCGTGCCGAGGCAAGAGAGGACTACCCGCTCGACGAAGCCGCCCGCAGGGAGGTGCTGATGCGCTGGATCTCGACCACGAACCCCCGCGCCCGACGGGTGCTCCGGGTGCTCGAAGGGAGGGGTGGAGGACGCTAG
- a CDS encoding type 1 glutamine amidotransferase codes for MKLTVHHLYARMMNLYGDRGNVISIVRRCEWRGIPVEVVEVNLGEKLRPTGCDVFLFGGGQDREQALLAEDLSGSKGADLRAIVEDGGVMLGVCGGYQLMGHHYETPEGQRLPGIGVFDLYTRPRRPDEARLIGNVLVRTSLGGEERELVGFENHGGRTYLGGVEPLGRVVSGYGNNGEDGTEGARRLNAYGTYLHGSLLPKNPWFTDHLIATALRRVDGSFELEPLDDGLEERAFRAMAERITSGRA; via the coding sequence ATGAAGCTCACCGTCCACCATCTCTACGCCCGGATGATGAACCTCTACGGCGACCGGGGGAACGTGATCTCGATCGTCCGGCGCTGCGAGTGGCGCGGGATACCGGTCGAGGTCGTCGAGGTGAACCTCGGGGAGAAGCTGAGGCCGACCGGCTGCGACGTCTTCCTCTTCGGCGGCGGCCAGGACCGGGAGCAGGCGCTCCTGGCCGAGGACCTCTCCGGCAGCAAGGGTGCCGATCTGAGGGCCATCGTCGAGGACGGGGGCGTGATGCTCGGGGTGTGCGGCGGCTACCAGCTGATGGGCCACCACTACGAAACCCCCGAGGGGCAGAGGCTCCCCGGCATCGGCGTCTTCGACCTGTACACCAGGCCGCGCCGCCCCGACGAAGCCCGGCTCATCGGGAACGTGCTCGTCCGCACCTCTCTCGGCGGGGAGGAGCGGGAGCTGGTCGGTTTCGAGAACCACGGGGGGAGGACCTATCTCGGTGGTGTCGAACCGCTCGGCAGGGTCGTCTCGGGATACGGCAACAACGGCGAGGACGGCACCGAGGGGGCGCGCCGTCTCAACGCCTACGGCACCTACCTCCACGGCTCGCTCCTGCCCAAGAACCCCTGGTTCACCGACCACCTCATCGCGACCGCCTTGAGGAGGGTGGACGGCTCCTTCGAGCTCGAACCCCTGGACGACGGGCTCGAGGAGAGAGCCTTCCGGGCTATGGCCGAAAGGATCACCTCGGGAAGGGCGTGA